One region of Enterobacter ludwigii genomic DNA includes:
- a CDS encoding heparinase II/III family protein — MKQFTEAQIAAAKARVTPEILRRLEENNRDVLNHDTLVPQTGCATWNHYFYCPEHSVRLFWDRKSPNKHRCPVDGAVFTGEPYYGAWWRWLNGLNAKACYELGILWLLTDDNKYLNKITDILMQYAKYYPDYEEHGGIPYNGPGKANAQTLCEANCHADFARGFDIVSAALTTEQYEYISRRLLRSGADFLMQHRSNQIHNHEVKISATIGIIGAILDDDRYLTFAVNSPYGLRYQLEHALLPGGLWFEGSLHYHYYALEAFMGFEKFAQHGPFSLLDKPWYTNMLSLPLALLMPNMTLPKVNDCVNGQERLGHADIYEFAFNYYGNPQYGELLAWLYTAGPRDNIDALFYGQPLPAQALSAPEGNEHNPDAGFTIIRNAPGRAVCIKHGPYGGEHDHYDRLNLIVFNNYSALFPDLGTTGYGAPLHYGYYKNTFSHNTLCVNGLNQPPALPKVLDYQQQEGESRLIAEVDWCSAAVLPDSKTHVEWDDESYRDIVFRRSIVVTENLLIDKWDVDNPHYQCVDAVYHINASTTPTAPQNGVRICYPYVKQATEQPLKGKMEVHFQADAPVSVTCFSTNNTALIKAQGPNNPSTSMIDYLLLRSRDKRISFVFVTDFTGTGKVDIVKSDDTITVIDMTLNRTYRL; from the coding sequence ATGAAACAGTTTACAGAAGCACAGATTGCCGCTGCAAAAGCCCGGGTAACGCCGGAGATCCTTCGCCGCCTGGAGGAAAACAACCGCGACGTCCTTAACCACGACACGCTGGTTCCGCAAACGGGCTGCGCCACCTGGAACCACTATTTTTACTGCCCGGAACACAGCGTGCGGCTGTTCTGGGACCGGAAATCGCCCAATAAGCACCGTTGCCCGGTTGATGGAGCCGTCTTTACCGGTGAACCTTACTATGGTGCCTGGTGGCGCTGGCTTAACGGGCTCAATGCTAAAGCGTGCTATGAGCTGGGCATCCTCTGGCTGCTAACGGACGATAATAAATACCTCAATAAAATTACCGATATCCTGATGCAGTACGCAAAATACTACCCTGACTACGAAGAACACGGCGGTATTCCTTATAACGGTCCCGGTAAAGCCAACGCGCAGACGCTGTGTGAAGCCAACTGTCATGCCGATTTTGCCCGTGGATTCGATATCGTCAGCGCCGCGCTGACGACAGAACAGTATGAGTATATTTCCCGACGCCTGCTGCGCAGCGGAGCCGATTTTCTGATGCAGCACCGTAGCAATCAAATCCACAACCACGAGGTGAAGATCAGCGCGACCATCGGCATTATCGGCGCGATTCTCGACGACGATCGCTATCTGACGTTTGCCGTTAACAGCCCTTACGGCCTGCGGTATCAGCTGGAACATGCCCTGCTGCCCGGCGGCTTATGGTTCGAAGGTTCGCTGCATTACCACTATTACGCGCTTGAGGCGTTCATGGGCTTTGAGAAATTCGCCCAACATGGTCCGTTCAGCCTGCTGGATAAGCCCTGGTATACGAACATGCTGTCGCTGCCATTGGCGCTGCTGATGCCGAATATGACCCTGCCTAAAGTAAACGACTGCGTGAACGGCCAGGAGAGACTCGGCCACGCCGATATCTATGAATTTGCGTTCAACTATTATGGCAACCCGCAATATGGCGAGCTGTTAGCCTGGCTATACACCGCTGGACCGCGCGACAACATTGATGCCCTTTTCTATGGGCAACCGCTGCCGGCGCAGGCGTTAAGCGCCCCGGAGGGTAATGAGCATAATCCTGACGCCGGATTTACGATAATCCGCAACGCGCCAGGCCGCGCCGTATGCATTAAACATGGCCCTTATGGCGGCGAGCACGATCACTACGACAGACTCAACCTTATCGTCTTCAATAACTACAGCGCGCTGTTCCCCGATCTGGGCACAACCGGCTATGGCGCACCGCTGCACTATGGCTACTACAAAAATACGTTTTCGCACAATACGCTGTGCGTCAACGGACTCAACCAGCCCCCTGCACTACCCAAGGTTCTCGATTACCAGCAGCAGGAGGGAGAATCGCGGCTGATCGCCGAAGTGGACTGGTGCAGCGCCGCTGTGTTACCCGACAGCAAAACTCACGTGGAGTGGGATGATGAGTCCTACCGGGATATCGTTTTTCGCCGTAGCATCGTCGTGACGGAAAACCTGCTGATTGATAAATGGGACGTCGATAATCCTCACTACCAGTGCGTCGATGCGGTTTACCACATCAACGCCTCAACAACACCGACGGCGCCACAGAATGGCGTCCGGATCTGCTACCCCTACGTTAAGCAGGCAACTGAACAGCCGCTGAAGGGTAAAATGGAGGTTCACTTCCAGGCCGACGCCCCGGTTTCTGTCACCTGCTTTTCGACCAACAATACGGCGTTAATCAAAGCTCAGGGACCGAATAACCCTTCGACATCGATGATCGACTACCTGCTATTACGCAGCCGAGATAAGCGCATTTCCTTCGTGTTTGTCACAGATTTCACGGGCACCGGGAAAGTCGATATCGTGAAGAGCGACGATACAATAACCGTGATTGACATGACGTTAAACCGCACATACCGCCTCTGA